In a single window of the Diospyros lotus cultivar Yz01 chromosome 10, ASM1463336v1, whole genome shotgun sequence genome:
- the LOC127810973 gene encoding transcription factor MYB15-like: MVRAARVDENGMKKGAWTPEEDEKLRAYVQRYGHWNWRQLPKFAGLSRCGKSCRLRWMNYLRPNVKRGAYTKEEEEIIIKLHQQLGNKWSIMAGKLPGRTDNDIKNHWHTNLKKRVRRNQSAKTKEETINAPGQAQPAGKREQESEEAAADRLPEPNSEGFFALSPPEASSSEITSPSSDYPPLSELNWALDLEDGISSFEISAQDIDSFWTQPFLQDTSYNVNSTVFSPPFFAGEGIYDYGMDFFPQLAEEIPQQ, encoded by the exons ATGGTTCGAGCAGCTCGAGTTGATGAAAATGGAATGAAGAAAGGGGCTTGGACTCCTGAAGAAGACGAGAAATTGAGGGCTTATGTTCAGAGATATGGCCACTGGAACTGGCGCCAACTCCCCAAGTTTGCAG GTTTGTCGAGATGTGGGAAGAGTTGCAGGCTGAGATGGATGAATTACCTTCGTCCCAATGTGAAAAGAGGAGCCTAtaccaaagaagaagaggaaatcaTCATCAAACTCCACCAGCAACTCGGAAACAA GTGGTCGATTATGGCCGGAAAATTGCCCGGAAGAACGGACAACGACATAAAGAACCACTGGCACACCAACCTGAAGAAGCGAGTGAGGCGAAACCAGTCTGCGAAGACGAAGGAGGAAACCATTAACGCCCCCGGCCAAGCTCAGCCGGCCGGAAAGAGAGAACAGGAGTCTGAAGAAGCCGCCGCCGATCGCTTGCCGGAGCCGAATTCAGAAGGCTTCTTCGCGCTGTCCCCGCCGGAAGCATCTTCCAGTGAAATCACTTCTCCGAGCTCCGACTACCCGCCGTTGAGTGAACTAAACTGGGCTTTAGATTTGGAAGACGGCATCTCTTCGTTCGAAATTTCGGCTCAAGACATTGACAGTTTCTGGACTCAGCCGTTTTTGCAAGACACGTCGTACAACGTTAACAGTACTGTGTTCTCGCCGCCATTCTTCGCCGGCGAAGGAATTTACGACTACGGCATGGACTTCTTCCCCCAACTTGCTGAAGAAATTCCCCAACAATGA